From one Triticum urartu cultivar G1812 chromosome 3, Tu2.1, whole genome shotgun sequence genomic stretch:
- the LOC125547654 gene encoding expansin-A24-like, giving the protein MAPARFVAGMLLAAIGCVLSVAADNPTTTSPQPFVWQKAHATFYGGADASDTMGGACGYGNLFSEGYGTRTAALSTVLFNDGAACGQCYKIACDRKRADPLFCKPGATVTVTATNFCPPNDALPNDNGGWCNPPRPHFDMAQPAWEKIGVYKGGIIPVMYQRVPCVKRGGVRFVINGHEYFNLVLVSNVAAAGSIKSMDVKTSDSDEWMPMARNWGANWHSLANLTGKMLSFRLTNSDGHTLVFNDVVPKGWNFGQSFASKLQF; this is encoded by the exons ATGGCTCCAGCTCGATTTGTTGCAGGGATGCTGCTGGCGGCGATCGGCTGTGTGCTCTCTGTGGCCGCGGACAACCCGACCACGACATCCCCGCAACCCTTCGTCTGGCAGAAGGCGCATGCAACGTTTTACGGCGGCGCTGACGCCTCTGACACAATGG GTGGCGCTTGCGGGTATGGTAACCTCTTCTCTGAAGGGTACGGGACACGCACGGCGGCTCTGAGCACCGTGTTGTTCAATGACGGTGCCGCATGCGGGCAGTGCTACAAGATCGCATGCGACCGAAAGCGCGCGGATCCCTTGTTTTGCAAGCCTGGTGCGACGGTCACCGTCACGGCCACAAACTTCTGCCCGCCCAACGATGCCCTCCCCAATGACAACGGCGGCTGGTGCAACCCACCGCGGCCGCATTTCGACATGGCCCAGCCGGCCTGGGAGAAGATTGGTGTTTATAAAGGTGGCATCATCCCCGTCATGTACCAGAG AGTTCCGTGCGTGAAGCGGGGTGGCGTGAGGTTCGTAATCAATGGTCACGAGTACTTCAATCTTGTGCTTGTGAGCAATGTTGCTGCAGCTGGCTCGATCAAGTCCATGGATGTCAAGACCTCTGATTCCGACGAGTGGATGCCTATGGCACGCAATTGGGGTGCTAACTGGCACTCGCTTGCGAACCTCACCGGCAAGATGCTCTCCTTCAGACTAACCAACAGTGATGGACACACGCTTGTGTTCAATGATGTTGTGCCAAAGGGATGGAACTTTGGGCAATCATTTGCTAGCAAATTGCAATTCTAG